In a single window of the Gossypium hirsutum isolate 1008001.06 chromosome D02, Gossypium_hirsutum_v2.1, whole genome shotgun sequence genome:
- the LOC107910473 gene encoding zinc finger BED domain-containing protein RICESLEEPER 2-like isoform X1, with protein MSFLDFGVNLLFPNIANDIMKMIDKNLHCLFNEYSSNAGRIELFEGRSSFSTNHCNSMKIDQSKMKTGLAKQKYLKKKKQVGLESKSELDRYLGEDEEVNDSSSFDLLLWWKMNTLRFPILAQMARDILAIPISTVASESAFSTDGRVLDSFRSSLTPVMVEALVCTQDWLRKSNGVINLEDYFDELQTMEDDLSKIPEDQENVSRLSTVFEAQEKA; from the exons atgagttttttgGACTTTGGGGTCAACTTGCTTTTTCCTAATATTGCTAATGacattatgaaaatgattgataAAAATTTGCATTGCTTGTTCAATGAGTATTCTTCTAATGCCGGAAGAATTGAATTGTTTGAAGGTAGATCTAGTTTTTCGACAAATCATTGCAATTCCATGAAAATAGATCAGTCAAAAATGAAAACGGGCTTGGCCAAACAAAAATACCTTAAGAAGAAGAAACAAGTTGGATTAGAAAGCAAATCTGAGTTGGATAGATATTTGGGTGAGGATGAAGAAGTAAATGATTCAAGTTCATTTGATTTACTATTGTGGTGGAAAATGAACACTCTTAGATTCCCTATTCTTGCACAAATGGCTCGAGATATTCTTGCTATTCCTATCTCAACAGTTGCCTCGGAAAGTGCATTTAGCACGGATGGACGTGTTCTTGATAGTTTTAGAAGTTCTCTAACTCCTGTCATGGTCGAAGCTTTGGTTTGCACACAAGATTGGCTTCGAAAATCTAATGGTGTCATCAATCTTGAAGATTATTTTGATGAACTTCAAACAATGGAAGAtg ACTTATCCAAAATACCCGAAGATCAAGAAA ATGTTTCAAGATTATCAACGGTGTTCGAAGCACAAGAAAAAGCTTAA
- the LOC107910473 gene encoding zinc finger BED domain-containing protein RICESLEEPER 2-like isoform X2: MSFLDFGVNLLFPNIANDIMKMIDKNLHCLFNEYSSNAGRIELFEGRSSFSTNHCNSMKIDQSKMKTGLAKQKYLKKKKQVGLESKSELDRYLGEDEEVNDSSSFDLLLWWKMNTLRFPILAQMARDILAIPISTVASESAFSTDGRVLDSFRSSLTPVMVEALVCTQDWLRKSNGVINLEDYFDELQTMEDDVSRLSTVFEAQEKA; the protein is encoded by the exons atgagttttttgGACTTTGGGGTCAACTTGCTTTTTCCTAATATTGCTAATGacattatgaaaatgattgataAAAATTTGCATTGCTTGTTCAATGAGTATTCTTCTAATGCCGGAAGAATTGAATTGTTTGAAGGTAGATCTAGTTTTTCGACAAATCATTGCAATTCCATGAAAATAGATCAGTCAAAAATGAAAACGGGCTTGGCCAAACAAAAATACCTTAAGAAGAAGAAACAAGTTGGATTAGAAAGCAAATCTGAGTTGGATAGATATTTGGGTGAGGATGAAGAAGTAAATGATTCAAGTTCATTTGATTTACTATTGTGGTGGAAAATGAACACTCTTAGATTCCCTATTCTTGCACAAATGGCTCGAGATATTCTTGCTATTCCTATCTCAACAGTTGCCTCGGAAAGTGCATTTAGCACGGATGGACGTGTTCTTGATAGTTTTAGAAGTTCTCTAACTCCTGTCATGGTCGAAGCTTTGGTTTGCACACAAGATTGGCTTCGAAAATCTAATGGTGTCATCAATCTTGAAGATTATTTTGATGAACTTCAAACAATGGAAGAtg ATGTTTCAAGATTATCAACGGTGTTCGAAGCACAAGAAAAAGCTTAA